The following are from one region of the Stanieria sp. NIES-3757 genome:
- a CDS encoding CheW protein, whose translation MQTFNLTESLSESTQQPYLCLQLTRDITAVLPMKNAQEVLMVSTRRITAIPNMPDCVVGLLNQRSRVFWVVDLPQMLEMPAIDRNLQQYHMAIIQAANVSLGLIVKDIKGVMRLTIEEIQSPIGNVSPGLIPYLQGCSLQQNEILLVLDAEAIVNSPILQNNL comes from the coding sequence ATGCAAACTTTTAACTTAACCGAGTCATTATCAGAGTCCACTCAACAGCCTTATTTGTGTCTCCAATTAACACGAGATATTACCGCAGTTTTGCCTATGAAAAATGCTCAAGAGGTACTGATGGTGTCTACTCGCAGGATTACAGCTATACCGAATATGCCTGATTGCGTTGTTGGTTTGCTTAATCAACGTAGCCGAGTTTTTTGGGTAGTGGATTTACCACAAATGCTCGAAATGCCAGCAATTGATCGAAATCTACAACAATATCACATGGCGATTATCCAGGCAGCTAATGTATCTCTAGGATTAATTGTCAAAGATATTAAAGGAGTAATGCGTTTAACAATCGAAGAAATTCAATCTCCGATTGGCAATGTCTCTCCTGGTTTAATTCCTTATCTTCAAGGTTGTTCTTTACAGCAAAACGAAATTTTATTAGTACTTGATGCCGAAGCTATTGTAAATTCGCCTATTTTACAAAATAATCTGTGA
- a CDS encoding methyl-accepting chemotaxis signaling protein: MGIEINKLKLKQKVILIAIALGTIPTIVMMTAGISVVNNLQREEIETNILDASEDLKQEMALFLNERLGDVQSMATLLILTDPQLRQEISTAQKVTSLNNFIDAYKIYDSIAVFDNQGQLVAQTSGKVQDNHFNQNYIQAALKTNSATSSQPSFSPINKQLNMYFIGMIKDKVTGKTIGFVQSRMPLKYLEEAVATNNDSDDLQYYLTNSQGEVFLSSASGDQQPIKSLTSISTIFPSLDLKNTVKESKLDVITNVVNNQQQLLARTKIDELTGQVAGLNNLNWNILIATDVSLAFTSQQKLLQILLIGSLITVGLTATIATLLSDRLINPLWQANQTLVKIGQGKLDERIEVQGEDELAQLGQNINQMAEQLQQLIQQQQQLAQAQMETQSSLAKTEREQNQALQQELLQFINDIEGVSDGNLTVRANITEGVIGIAADFFNSIIESLRDIVTRVQKATNNVNTSVSINEDAIRQVAEETIQQTNQINETLNSVAEMTRSIQVVADSAQKAAEVSRGASTSATIGGEAIEQTVQSILQLRETVAATAKKVKRLGESSQEISKVVSLINQIAMQTNLLAINASIEASRAGEEGRGFAVVAEEVGELAAKSAEATKEIEEIVESIQEETAEVVAAMEIGTAQVVEGTRLVENTKQSLDQIVQVSRQIDELLQSISSATVSQVQTSQTVTQLMEKIAEISQRTSNASNNVSYSLEETVKIAQELQASVGTFKV, encoded by the coding sequence ATGGGTATAGAAATTAATAAACTAAAATTAAAACAAAAAGTCATTCTTATTGCGATCGCTTTAGGGACAATTCCTACTATAGTAATGATGACGGCAGGAATTTCCGTAGTTAATAATTTACAAAGAGAAGAGATAGAAACCAACATTCTCGATGCTAGCGAAGATTTAAAACAAGAAATGGCATTATTTCTCAACGAAAGATTGGGGGATGTTCAATCTATGGCAACTTTATTGATTTTGACCGATCCTCAGTTGCGTCAAGAAATTAGTACAGCACAAAAAGTTACGTCTCTAAATAATTTTATAGATGCTTACAAAATTTATGACAGTATCGCTGTTTTTGATAATCAGGGTCAGTTAGTTGCTCAAACTTCAGGTAAAGTTCAAGATAATCACTTTAATCAAAATTATATTCAAGCTGCGCTGAAAACTAACTCCGCTACTTCTAGTCAACCTAGTTTTTCGCCCATTAACAAACAATTGAATATGTATTTTATTGGCATGATTAAAGATAAAGTCACAGGTAAAACAATTGGTTTTGTGCAGTCTCGAATGCCTTTAAAATATTTGGAAGAAGCTGTTGCTACTAACAACGATAGTGATGACCTTCAATATTATCTTACTAATTCACAAGGAGAGGTTTTTTTAAGTTCGGCAAGCGGTGACCAACAACCAATCAAGTCGTTGACTTCAATAAGCACAATTTTTCCAAGTTTAGATTTAAAAAATACAGTAAAAGAAAGCAAACTTGATGTCATTACCAATGTTGTTAATAATCAACAGCAATTACTAGCTCGTACTAAGATTGATGAATTAACAGGACAAGTTGCTGGATTAAATAATCTCAATTGGAATATTCTCATTGCTACAGATGTTTCCTTAGCTTTTACCTCTCAGCAAAAATTACTCCAAATTCTTCTAATTGGTTCTTTAATTACTGTAGGATTAACTGCCACCATCGCCACCTTATTAAGCGATCGCCTAATAAACCCCCTATGGCAAGCCAATCAAACCCTTGTCAAAATTGGTCAAGGAAAATTAGATGAACGTATTGAGGTTCAAGGAGAAGACGAACTAGCTCAGTTGGGTCAAAATATTAACCAGATGGCAGAGCAACTTCAGCAATTAATTCAACAACAGCAACAACTTGCTCAAGCACAAATGGAAACTCAAAGTTCTCTAGCTAAAACAGAGCGAGAACAAAATCAAGCTCTTCAACAAGAACTATTACAATTTATCAATGATATTGAAGGTGTATCTGACGGCAACTTAACTGTTCGAGCGAATATTACGGAAGGTGTAATCGGAATTGCTGCTGACTTTTTCAACTCAATTATTGAAAGTTTGCGCGATATCGTTACTCGGGTACAAAAAGCTACTAATAACGTTAATACATCTGTAAGTATTAATGAAGATGCCATCCGTCAAGTAGCAGAAGAAACAATTCAACAAACTAATCAAATTAATGAAACTCTCAATTCAGTAGCAGAAATGACTCGCTCGATTCAAGTAGTAGCCGATAGCGCACAAAAGGCTGCTGAAGTTTCCCGTGGTGCCTCTACTTCTGCTACCATCGGCGGAGAAGCCATTGAACAAACAGTACAAAGTATTTTACAACTAAGAGAAACTGTCGCAGCTACAGCAAAGAAAGTAAAAAGATTAGGAGAATCTTCTCAAGAAATTTCTAAAGTAGTTTCTTTAATTAACCAAATTGCGATGCAAACCAACTTACTTGCTATCAACGCTTCAATTGAAGCTTCTCGCGCAGGAGAAGAAGGAAGAGGTTTTGCAGTAGTAGCAGAAGAAGTAGGGGAATTAGCGGCAAAATCGGCTGAGGCTACTAAAGAAATTGAAGAAATTGTGGAAAGCATTCAAGAAGAAACCGCAGAAGTAGTAGCAGCGATGGAAATTGGCACTGCACAGGTAGTTGAAGGAACACGCTTAGTAGAAAATACCAAACAAAGTCTTGACCAAATTGTCCAAGTTTCCCGTCAAATTGACGAATTACTTCAATCAATTTCTAGTGCTACGGTTTCTCAAGTACAAACTTCCCAAACAGTTACTCAACTAATGGAAAAGATTGCTGAGATTTCTCAACGTACTTCTAATGCTTCTAATAATGTCTCTTATTCTTTAGAAGAAACTGTCAAAATTGCTCAAGAATTACAAGCATCTGTTGGTACTTTTAAAGTTTAA
- a CDS encoding response regulator receiver protein, protein MGHALIVDDSATERAILTSCLEQMGISVLIATSGEEALEKIQQALPDLIVLDIVLPGRSGFEICRELKGEANTSKIPIILCSTKGTEMDKFWGKKQGADAYIPKPVDQEELVRTVRELIKS, encoded by the coding sequence ATGGGACACGCCCTAATCGTTGATGATTCTGCTACTGAACGAGCCATTCTCACCAGTTGTCTTGAACAAATGGGTATTTCCGTTTTAATCGCTACTAGTGGAGAAGAAGCCTTGGAAAAAATCCAACAAGCTCTTCCAGATCTGATTGTTTTAGACATTGTTTTACCTGGGCGTAGTGGTTTTGAAATTTGTCGAGAACTTAAAGGAGAAGCAAATACAAGTAAAATTCCGATTATTTTATGTTCCACTAAAGGAACTGAAATGGATAAATTTTGGGGCAAAAAACAGGGTGCAGATGCCTATATTCCTAAACCAGTGGATCAAGAAGAGTTGGTACGCACGGTTAGAGAATTGATTAAAAGTTAA
- a CDS encoding methyl-accepting chemotaxis sensory transducer with GAF sensor has protein sequence MTKIPPRFTNEVDSLFTNSSNYPNYSQVKKNYNSAWLKQFYNLSISRKTSIIPWLSFAALALVLGTGTIILRQSLQAQLFQQVQSGTQAIEKLVSGDLVNEKSQILEDVVSAFNEQTNYIAIYLRQPTGKFVVANSLAKTNQDLIATSLLEQASKQPKQIITQIEKVNNKKYALAAKAITNSKDEIVGLIVYGSSTDTINNILWGSILIVLILTLGIMVLILLFTRILDRAIAIPLKQLQQVTQDFSEGNIKARATVGTTDEIGLLASTFNILADSIETNEEKLREDAKRSRILKEIAFRIGQVFQLEEIFQIAVADSQVALAADRVVYYQFDDGWQGKVVAEAVVAGYPAIQGTEINDPCFAEQSAEQYQNGRIQTIANIYQADLSDCYLQMLAPFAVQAVVTVPVVSSKKLIGLLIAHQCAEPRVWQEQDIDLLLQVASQISNAFEQINLLQQQQIAQERERKAKEELQQRALELLMEVDPVSRGDLTIRAQVKEDEIGTIADSYNATIESLRKLVTKVKTAAQQVATTTSTKEVFIQELSAGASAQTKEINAALKRIKTMTASIQAVAANAEAAEAAVKQATATVETGDQIMNRTVDGFMAIRETVAETAKKVKRLGESSQKISKVVNLIGNFADQTNLLALNASIEAAHAGEEGRGFAVVAEEVRSLARQSAEATAEIATLVAAIQAETNEVVAAMEAGTEQVVTGTKLIDETRMSLNQITTVSNQINQLVNAIAQATIEQSKDSEVVSQTMSQVANVSEQTEIEAIQVSNLFKELLTVAQELQESVSKFKVG, from the coding sequence ATGACTAAAATTCCTCCTCGATTTACTAATGAGGTAGACTCGCTTTTTACTAACTCAAGCAATTACCCCAACTATAGCCAAGTAAAAAAAAATTATAATTCTGCTTGGCTAAAGCAATTTTATAATCTTTCAATCAGTCGAAAAACTAGTATAATTCCTTGGTTAAGTTTTGCAGCTTTGGCTTTAGTTTTGGGGACTGGTACAATCATTCTTCGTCAGAGTTTGCAAGCTCAATTATTTCAACAAGTTCAATCAGGAACACAAGCAATTGAAAAATTAGTTTCTGGAGATCTTGTTAATGAAAAATCTCAAATTCTTGAAGATGTAGTCAGTGCTTTTAACGAGCAAACTAACTATATTGCAATCTATTTACGTCAACCAACAGGAAAATTTGTTGTAGCTAATTCTCTTGCCAAAACTAATCAAGATTTAATTGCTACTTCGTTACTAGAGCAGGCAAGTAAACAACCGAAACAAATTATTACTCAAATAGAAAAAGTCAACAATAAAAAATATGCTCTGGCAGCAAAAGCTATTACTAATTCTAAGGATGAAATAGTAGGGTTAATTGTTTATGGTAGTTCAACAGATACAATTAATAATATTCTTTGGGGGAGTATTTTAATTGTATTAATTTTAACTCTAGGAATAATGGTATTAATATTATTATTTACCAGAATTTTGGATCGAGCGATCGCGATTCCGCTCAAACAGTTACAGCAAGTTACTCAAGATTTTTCTGAAGGTAATATTAAAGCTAGAGCTACCGTTGGAACTACTGATGAAATTGGTTTATTGGCTAGTACTTTCAATATCCTAGCTGATTCAATCGAAACTAACGAAGAGAAACTAAGAGAAGATGCTAAAAGATCTCGCATCCTTAAAGAAATAGCTTTTCGCATCGGTCAAGTTTTTCAATTAGAAGAAATTTTTCAAATCGCAGTTGCCGATAGTCAAGTAGCATTAGCAGCAGATCGAGTTGTTTATTATCAATTTGATGATGGTTGGCAAGGGAAAGTTGTCGCTGAAGCAGTGGTGGCAGGATATCCCGCAATTCAAGGCACAGAAATTAACGATCCTTGTTTTGCCGAACAATCTGCCGAACAATATCAAAATGGTCGCATTCAAACTATCGCTAATATTTATCAAGCTGATTTGAGCGATTGTTATCTGCAAATGTTAGCACCTTTTGCGGTTCAGGCTGTGGTAACTGTTCCAGTTGTGAGTTCCAAGAAATTGATTGGTTTGTTGATTGCTCATCAATGTGCCGAACCTAGAGTGTGGCAAGAGCAAGATATTGATTTGTTATTGCAAGTTGCTAGTCAAATTAGTAATGCTTTTGAGCAGATCAATTTACTTCAGCAACAACAAATTGCCCAAGAGCGAGAAAGAAAAGCAAAAGAAGAACTACAACAAAGAGCTTTAGAACTATTAATGGAAGTAGATCCCGTTAGTAGAGGAGATTTGACGATCCGCGCTCAAGTCAAAGAAGACGAAATTGGTACGATCGCAGACTCCTATAATGCTACGATTGAAAGCCTACGGAAATTAGTAACTAAAGTTAAAACTGCTGCTCAACAAGTTGCTACTACTACTAGTACTAAGGAAGTATTTATTCAAGAGTTATCCGCTGGTGCATCTGCCCAAACCAAAGAAATTAATGCTGCCCTAAAGCGGATTAAAACCATGACAGCATCGATCCAAGCGGTAGCAGCTAATGCTGAAGCTGCTGAAGCTGCCGTGAAACAGGCGACTGCTACAGTTGAAACGGGAGATCAGATTATGAACCGAACTGTTGATGGATTTATGGCAATTCGGGAAACAGTAGCTGAAACTGCCAAAAAAGTAAAACGTTTAGGCGAATCTTCCCAAAAAATATCAAAAGTAGTCAACTTAATTGGAAATTTTGCTGATCAAACTAATTTACTAGCTCTCAATGCTTCAATTGAAGCTGCTCATGCAGGAGAAGAAGGAAGAGGTTTTGCTGTAGTAGCTGAAGAGGTGCGATCGCTCGCTCGTCAATCGGCAGAAGCAACGGCAGAAATCGCAACTTTAGTAGCAGCAATTCAAGCAGAAACTAATGAAGTAGTTGCAGCGATGGAAGCAGGGACAGAACAAGTAGTTACAGGGACTAAATTAATTGATGAGACTCGAATGTCTCTCAATCAAATTACTACCGTTAGTAATCAAATTAATCAATTAGTTAATGCGATCGCTCAAGCTACTATCGAGCAATCAAAAGACTCTGAAGTAGTGAGTCAAACAATGTCACAGGTAGCAAATGTTTCGGAACAAACCGAGATTGAAGCAATTCAAGTATCAAACTTATTTAAAGAATTACTGACTGTAGCTCAGGAGTTACAAGAAAGTGTCAGTAAATTCAAAGTTGGTTAG
- a CDS encoding two-component response regulator, protein MTTAKNGISHTRIQIQQFTLAKQTELFESLKRAKFSGQLLISDSQNTTWIFYFYLGRIMYAAGGKHPIRRWRRHLFAYCPERLNHLPEIQAELNSLSLEESRIVWEYKLLSLWVDQNKVTREQADSVIKATVIEILFDINQALKISAEIIKDNLLSTRLTLIDAEQVIAEAYNLWEAWQNAKVADRSPNLAPIIRQPEALQQKTSTQVYQNLIQLLDGQQTLRDLSIRMKRNLVTVTSSLLPYVQLGLVQLISVDDIPPPVSIPVAQKIANLATPHRILVACIDDSASICQTMEKVITEAGYQFLAEMDGLRAIAVLLSRKPDVIFLDLIMPNTNGYEICAQLRKLSYFKTTPIIILTGNDGIIDRVRAKMVGSTDFLNKPVDKDLVLGVIDKYLKQKV, encoded by the coding sequence ATGACGACAGCCAAAAATGGAATTAGTCATACTCGTATTCAGATTCAACAATTTACTCTAGCTAAACAAACCGAGTTATTTGAATCGTTAAAACGAGCTAAATTTAGCGGTCAACTATTAATTAGTGATTCTCAAAATACAACTTGGATTTTTTACTTTTATCTTGGTCGTATTATGTATGCTGCTGGGGGTAAACATCCCATTAGAAGATGGAGAAGGCATTTATTTGCTTATTGTCCTGAAAGGCTGAACCATTTACCTGAAATTCAAGCAGAACTCAATAGTTTGTCTTTAGAAGAAAGTAGAATTGTTTGGGAATATAAGCTTTTATCTTTGTGGGTCGATCAAAATAAAGTTACTCGCGAACAAGCTGATAGTGTAATTAAAGCTACCGTGATTGAAATTTTATTTGATATCAATCAAGCATTAAAGATATCTGCTGAAATTATTAAAGACAATCTTCTATCGACGCGATTAACCTTAATTGATGCAGAACAAGTAATTGCTGAAGCTTATAACCTTTGGGAAGCTTGGCAAAATGCCAAAGTTGCTGATCGCTCTCCCAATTTAGCACCGATCATTCGCCAACCAGAAGCTTTACAACAAAAAACTTCTACTCAAGTTTATCAAAATTTGATTCAATTACTAGACGGACAGCAAACTTTACGCGATTTAAGTATTCGCATGAAGCGAAATCTCGTCACTGTGACTAGCTCTTTGTTGCCTTATGTGCAATTAGGATTAGTACAATTGATTTCGGTTGATGATATTCCACCACCAGTTTCCATACCTGTAGCCCAAAAAATAGCTAATTTAGCTACTCCCCATCGCATCTTAGTTGCTTGCATCGACGATAGCGCTAGTATTTGCCAAACTATGGAAAAAGTAATTACTGAAGCGGGTTATCAGTTTCTAGCAGAAATGGATGGATTGAGAGCGATCGCGGTACTTTTGAGTCGTAAACCCGATGTAATTTTTTTAGATTTGATTATGCCTAATACTAATGGCTATGAAATCTGTGCTCAATTACGTAAATTGTCTTATTTCAAAACTACTCCAATTATCATTCTGACTGGTAATGACGGAATTATTGACCGAGTAAGGGCTAAGATGGTTGGTTCTACTGACTTTCTCAATAAACCAGTAGATAAAGATTTAGTTTTGGGAGTGATTGATAAGTATCTCAAGCAAAAAGTCTAG
- a CDS encoding methyl-accepting chemotaxis sensory transducer with GAF sensor has product MTQTPVQLENSHQSFLSANDFSDFQGNQVTPVKSVDQNRISLQNKLLFIILPTVLGSLALSSIINYRYIQARTEAKVKLQLENELVFVEETTNQLLQEKIEIDKTIELISKSLSKTQTDLKSHSLQIISPQKKVALQTITSQGNKENQEILGGAEVIAVAKLIQQKSINAESIENQLKQKNVYQKINVQNSNLIVSFVYQNRFYTLAPIANTDLVAVTSLDLPELKKTDYELISSLLFNNLLLGAGVTMIFLLTARQIFRPLISLVKTSDQIGAGNLNLLFQKKGTLETESLTQNFNYLIIKLKELLQQQQTEVQQAKIIKEIIIKIHQQIDYQNFRETIVQQIHLALKTDRVVYCQVNNLQQGEIVAESITDKYVSILGSLLKADDYIPPNRLGMVQNIEQIETALLSKSQQQQLQSWQVQAMLVAPVLVNQQLDGFLMIQSCATPRLWQPQEIDFVEQIAYQLSFAATRESLLLQQQNAELKQNQAQEKLKQEVLNLIQKIQSLYSGDLTLRANLTSDEIGKIAEAYNMSIENLQQLIANFKNTVAYVNENAIENQQIIQNLTTETVQNAEKINQTQKEIQLLNEANYLVTTHASQAEVIVKQANLKISTGNVAIARTVEEINFIQETVDVASEKIKLLGESSQEISQAVNLIARFAAQTHLLALKASIEAARAGEQGRGFAVIADEVRTLATQSAGASAEIENLVAKIQQETQAVVEVMAKGTNQVKTGAELVQQTRQSLSQVTNATSEIQQLVGAIALASHQQIINSESVIQNIADVAMTATQNTQSATQLSASLSQLCGVTEEFKQHLDKFKT; this is encoded by the coding sequence ATGACTCAGACTCCTGTACAACTTGAAAATTCTCATCAAAGTTTTTTGTCTGCTAATGACTTTTCTGATTTTCAAGGTAATCAAGTTACTCCAGTAAAATCTGTTGACCAGAATCGCATTAGTTTACAAAATAAATTATTATTCATTATTTTGCCTACGGTATTAGGAAGTTTAGCTTTGTCTAGCATAATTAATTATCGCTATATTCAAGCTAGAACAGAAGCAAAAGTTAAATTGCAACTTGAAAATGAATTAGTTTTTGTTGAAGAAACAACTAATCAACTGCTTCAAGAAAAAATTGAGATAGATAAAACAATTGAATTGATTAGTAAGAGTTTATCTAAAACTCAAACTGATTTAAAATCTCACAGTCTTCAAATTATCTCACCACAAAAAAAAGTTGCCTTACAAACTATTACTAGCCAGGGAAACAAAGAAAATCAAGAAATTCTTGGGGGAGCAGAAGTAATTGCAGTAGCGAAATTAATTCAACAAAAATCAATCAATGCTGAATCGATTGAAAATCAATTAAAACAAAAAAATGTTTATCAAAAAATCAATGTCCAGAACTCAAATTTAATTGTCTCTTTTGTTTATCAAAATCGTTTTTATACTTTAGCACCCATTGCTAACACTGATTTGGTAGCAGTTACTTCTCTTGATTTGCCAGAGTTAAAAAAAACTGACTACGAATTAATATCAAGTCTGCTTTTTAACAATTTATTATTAGGAGCAGGCGTAACTATGATTTTTTTACTTACTGCTCGTCAAATTTTTAGACCTTTAATCAGTTTAGTTAAAACTAGTGATCAAATAGGTGCAGGTAATCTTAATTTATTATTTCAAAAAAAAGGTACTTTAGAGACAGAAAGCTTAACGCAGAATTTTAACTATTTAATTATTAAGCTCAAAGAATTATTGCAGCAACAACAAACTGAAGTTCAACAAGCAAAAATTATTAAAGAAATTATTATTAAAATTCATCAGCAAATAGATTATCAAAATTTTAGAGAAACGATTGTTCAACAGATTCATCTAGCCCTTAAAACGGACAGAGTAGTTTATTGCCAAGTCAATAATTTACAACAGGGAGAAATTGTTGCCGAATCAATAACTGATAAATATGTTTCGATTTTAGGAAGTCTGCTCAAAGCTGATGATTATATACCACCAAATCGGCTTGGTATGGTTCAAAATATAGAACAAATTGAAACAGCCTTATTATCAAAATCTCAGCAGCAACAATTACAATCATGGCAAGTACAAGCAATGTTAGTTGCACCAGTATTAGTTAATCAACAATTAGATGGATTCTTGATGATTCAAAGTTGTGCCACTCCCCGTCTTTGGCAACCACAAGAAATCGATTTTGTTGAGCAAATAGCTTATCAATTAAGTTTTGCTGCAACTCGTGAGTCTCTTTTACTACAACAGCAAAATGCTGAATTAAAACAAAATCAAGCTCAAGAAAAATTAAAACAAGAAGTATTAAATTTAATCCAAAAAATTCAAAGTTTGTACTCAGGAGATTTAACTCTAAGAGCTAATCTTACTAGTGATGAGATTGGCAAAATTGCTGAAGCTTACAACATGAGTATTGAAAATTTACAACAACTGATTGCTAATTTTAAAAATACAGTTGCCTATGTAAATGAAAATGCTATAGAAAATCAACAAATAATTCAAAACTTGACCACAGAAACAGTACAAAACGCAGAAAAAATCAATCAAACCCAAAAAGAAATTCAATTGCTTAATGAAGCCAATTATCTGGTTACGACTCATGCTTCTCAAGCCGAAGTAATTGTTAAACAAGCTAATCTAAAAATATCAACAGGAAATGTTGCGATCGCTCGTACAGTAGAAGAAATTAATTTCATTCAAGAAACCGTAGATGTCGCTTCCGAAAAAATCAAACTGTTAGGAGAATCTTCGCAAGAAATTTCTCAAGCAGTTAATCTAATTGCTCGTTTTGCTGCTCAAACTCATTTACTTGCTCTGAAAGCTTCGATTGAAGCAGCTAGAGCAGGAGAACAAGGGAGAGGTTTTGCTGTCATCGCGGATGAAGTTAGAACTCTTGCTACTCAGTCAGCAGGAGCGAGTGCAGAAATTGAAAATTTAGTAGCCAAAATTCAACAAGAAACTCAAGCAGTAGTTGAAGTTATGGCAAAAGGTACTAATCAAGTTAAAACAGGAGCAGAATTAGTTCAACAAACTCGTCAAAGTCTCAGTCAAGTAACTAATGCGACTAGTGAAATTCAACAGTTAGTTGGCGCGATCGCTCTTGCTTCTCATCAACAGATCATCAATTCTGAGTCAGTTATTCAAAACATAGCCGATGTAGCTATGACTGCTACCCAAAATACTCAATCAGCAACTCAATTATCAGCTTCTCTCTCTCAATTGTGTGGAGTCACGGAAGAATTCAAACAACATCTTGACAAATTTAAAACCTAG
- a CDS encoding putative CheW-like protein has protein sequence MSDFISNQNLLFSDLEAMPHQNQQQQFLKFDLEPDTKIMLPIEQITEVLKIDLSQIIPIPEMPAWVMGVHNWRGEILWMLDLGNLIGLNAWYEQANTTPNCTVIVLSTKTTEQIKEQQSEKTSLGLIVTRVEDIEWCNPDLIQSPPGAAITAEIAPFLRGYWLKEDGEMVLALDGIAILAAMLKI, from the coding sequence GTGTCAGATTTTATTAGTAATCAAAATTTATTATTTTCCGATCTAGAGGCGATGCCTCATCAAAACCAACAGCAACAATTTTTGAAATTCGATCTTGAACCTGACACCAAAATTATGCTCCCTATCGAGCAAATTACTGAAGTTCTCAAAATTGATCTTAGTCAAATTATTCCCATTCCTGAAATGCCTGCTTGGGTTATGGGAGTTCATAATTGGCGGGGTGAAATTCTGTGGATGCTTGATTTAGGAAATTTAATCGGGTTGAATGCTTGGTACGAACAAGCAAATACCACTCCTAATTGTACCGTGATCGTGTTATCGACCAAAACAACTGAGCAAATTAAGGAGCAACAAAGCGAGAAAACTAGCTTGGGATTAATTGTTACTAGAGTAGAAGATATTGAATGGTGTAATCCCGATCTGATTCAATCTCCTCCTGGTGCTGCTATTACTGCGGAAATAGCACCATTTTTGCGGGGTTATTGGCTCAAAGAAGATGGCGAAATGGTACTAGCTCTCGATGGCATTGCGATTTTAGCTGCTATGCTTAAAATTTAA
- a CDS encoding hypothetical protein (conserved hypothetical protein) has translation MAIFSTLRSRRFANKQQETTQQMITFRLRREWFALPILTIHKVVFLGEIYGDPHRTGISITKYEGREILVIDVGKRIFNNAPEVKLVSEQTDSELPLSVLEQRRYLIILYSEEQNLIGLPIDSQPIMRYATQSAFKVLPENYLVQGNIQCVSSQIIDLPDHPPIFLLETFLLSQPQAINWR, from the coding sequence ATGGCTATTTTTTCTACTTTACGCTCTCGACGTTTTGCTAACAAACAACAAGAAACTACCCAACAAATGATTACTTTTCGTTTGCGTCGAGAATGGTTTGCTTTACCAATTTTGACTATTCATAAAGTAGTTTTTTTGGGTGAAATTTATGGCGATCCTCACCGAACAGGTATTAGTATTACCAAGTATGAAGGTAGAGAAATTTTAGTAATTGATGTCGGTAAAAGAATTTTTAATAATGCCCCAGAGGTAAAACTTGTTTCCGAACAAACTGATTCAGAATTGCCTTTATCCGTTTTGGAACAAAGAAGATATTTAATTATTTTGTATAGTGAAGAACAAAATTTAATTGGATTACCTATTGATTCTCAGCCAATTATGCGTTATGCCACTCAATCCGCTTTTAAAGTTTTGCCAGAAAATTATTTAGTTCAAGGTAATATTCAATGCGTTAGTTCTCAAATTATCGATCTACCAGATCATCCTCCTATTTTTCTGCTTGAAACTTTCCTCCTCAGTCAACCACAAGCAATTAATTGGAGATAA